GGCCGCTCGATCAGTGGGCAAGAAGAGAAAATTGCGTGGTCAATTGTCGTTGCGACTAAAGGCCGTGCCGGTTTTATCGATGCGTTGCTTGATAGCGATGAGTATCTGGATAACTTCGGTGACCACACGGTTCCATACCAGCGTCGTCGAGTTTTGGCTTCCTCAAATACGGCGAACATTCCGTTCAACATTGAGAATCCTCGCTACGACGCTTACATGCGTCGTAAGCTCGGTTTCCCGAAATACGTATTTGCTGGTACAGCTGTTGCCAAGTCCTTCAAGGGTGGCGACGACAAGTTCCAAGCTGGTAGTCCGGCGAACTTCTTGGATATGGCTCGTAGCATCAGCATGGGTGGCGGTGGTCCTGTATCAAACGCCTTCGATGTTGACTTCGTAAATGGCGTGCCTTATCGCAAAAATGCCTAGTCGTTTTTGACACTCAAATTAGTTCGATTGAAAGCAGCGCTAATCACTTAGCGCTGCTTTTTAATGTTCAATGCGTTGCAGTGCTAATTCGGCCCGTGCCTTGACCGCCATTTCTGGATCAGTTTGATGGGTCTGCTCTAGACTGACTCTGGAATCGCTAAAGAGGCTGGGGGTTGAGTTAATCAGGGATTCGATCGCCGCGATCGCCGCATATCGCACAATCCATTCCGGATCACGACAAAGTTCGAGTAAAACTGCTAAACATTGCTTTTGCGCTGCGGCCACTTGATCGTTTGGCATCTTTTCCCAGTGAATACTGCCCAGGCCATAGGCCGCCGCCCGGCGGACGCTAAGGGCAAAGTCATTCTCGGCCGTGTCGAGGAGTAGGGAAAGCGATCGCGGGTCACCAATTCCAGATAGTGCCCGTAAGGCCCAGGCCCGCGCACCATAGTTATAGTTATCCAGCAGGTCGAGTAACGGTTGTACGGCCCGATCACCAATTTCGATCAAGCCATCCACCGCTGCCACCGCCGCACCCGGATTGTTATAGTTCAACGCGCGAATCAGTTCTGGAGCAGTTTCGGGAATCGCTTCTTCCGCGAGTGCTTTTACGGCATCAGCGAGTTCTGTGGCATTGGCCGCAGCTTCAATTGATTGCAGCAATGCTTTTACTTTGTCGGTCTCAAGTGGACTCATAGCAGTCATCACAAATTATTGAA
The Romeriopsis navalis LEGE 11480 DNA segment above includes these coding regions:
- a CDS encoding phycobilisome rod-core linker polypeptide; amino-acid sequence: MAIPLLAYAPTTQNARVDGFDVANDDQARIFSTENLLSDTDLDVLIEAAYRQIVFHAFASDREPFLESQLRNGQITVREFIRGLCLANTFTQSFYNLNSNYKFVEHCVNRLLGRSISGQEEKIAWSIVVATKGRAGFIDALLDSDEYLDNFGDHTVPYQRRRVLASSNTANIPFNIENPRYDAYMRRKLGFPKYVFAGTAVAKSFKGGDDKFQAGSPANFLDMARSISMGGGGPVSNAFDVDFVNGVPYRKNA
- a CDS encoding HEAT repeat domain-containing protein gives rise to the protein MSPLETDKVKALLQSIEAAANATELADAVKALAEEAIPETAPELIRALNYNNPGAAVAAVDGLIEIGDRAVQPLLDLLDNYNYGARAWALRALSGIGDPRSLSLLLDTAENDFALSVRRAAAYGLGSIHWEKMPNDQVAAAQKQCLAVLLELCRDPEWIVRYAAIAAIESLINSTPSLFSDSRVSLEQTHQTDPEMAVKARAELALQRIEH